CAAGCCATTTTTCCGGGTTTCGTGGATATTCATGTCCACTTACGAGAACCAGGAGGAGAGACTAAGGAAACGATTGAAACCGGGTCTAAAGCTGCAGCTAGGGGTGGTTTTACAACTATCTGTCCAATGCCTAATACTCGCCCAGTACCAGACAGTATTGAAAACCTTAAGCTTATTTTAGATCGTATCAAGGATACAGCTCATGTACGTGTTCTCCCATATGCTTCAATCACAACAAGGCAATTAGGCAAGGAAATAACTCCTATGGAAGAATTAAAAGTTCTTGGAGCTGTTGCCTTTACAGATGATGGTGTAGGGGTTCAAGAAGCTGGCAAGATGTTAGAAGCGATGGAAAAGGCAAAAGAACTTGAAGCTACTATTGTTGCTCACTGTGAGGACAATACTTTAATTCAAGGAGGAGCCATTCATAAAGGGCAAAAAAGTAAAGAGCTTAGTATTCCGGGAATTCCCTCCATTTGTGAATCCGTACAAATTGCACGTGATGTTTTGCTAAGTGAGGCTACTGGTTGTCGCTATCACGTTTGCCATGTCAGTACAAAAGAATCTGTACGCGTCATCAGAGATGCTAAAAAAGCAGGAATACCTGTAACAGCAGAAGTAAGTCCTCACCATTTATTGTTAACAGAGGATGACATTCCAGGTGATAATGCCAACTTCAAAATGAATCCTCCTTTGAGAGGGGAAGGGGATCGTCTAGCTTTAATGGAAGGGCTGTTGGATGGAACCATAGACTGTATTGCTACGGACCATGCACCACATACTGAGCCTGAAAAGTCAGAAGGAATGCTTCATGCGCCATTTGGAATTGTAGGTAGTGAAACGGCCTTCCCACTCCTTTACACACATTTTGTTGAAACAGGAATCTTTACGCTTCAACAAGTTGTGGAATGGCTAACAATCAAACCTTCTCAAATTTTCAACCTTCCTTTTGGTACTATCAAAGAAGGAAGTACGGCCGATATAGTATTAGTAGACTTAGCTTTAGAAGAGGAAATTGACAAAAATACGTTTTACTCAAAAGGAAAAAACACTCCTTTTCATGGTTGGAACGTAAAAGGGATTCCGACTATGACTCTTGTTGAAGGAGAGCTTGTTTACAAAAAGGAGGATTACTATGCAAACTCGTTGGCTCGTTCTTGAAGATGGAACAATTTTTAAAGGGAAAGCATTTGGTGCTGACACGGATCAGTGGGGAGAGGTTGTCTTTAATACCGGGATGACGGGATACCAGGAAATATTAACAGACCCCTCTTATTGTGGTCAGATCTTAACAATGACCTACCCCTTAATCGGAAATTACGGAATTAACCATGACGACTTTGAGTCCATAGAACCTGCCATACATGGGCTGATAGTAAAAGAGGCAGCTGTTTATCCATCAAATTGGAGAAGCACGGAAACCATAGATGAATACTTGAAGAAAAAAAATATACCAGGTGTTTACGGAGTTGATACTCGTAAACTAACCCGGTTGATTAGAAACTCTGGAACATTAAGAGGTGCAGTTACTAGAAATGAAGTGGAAATTCCATCCATTATAGAGGAATTGAACAGAAAGGAACGCCCAAAAGATTTGGTGAAGAGAGTGTCTATACAAAAGCCATATGTAATTCCGGATCGAGGACATCGTGTGGTACTTGTTGATTTCGGTGCAAAGCACGGGATACTAAGAGAATTAACAAAACGAGGATGCCATATAACAGTTGTACCCTATAACACGACAGCCGAAGAAATTCTTCAATTAAAACCAGACGGTGTGCTTTTATCCAATGGACCTGGAGATCCTACCGACGTGATTGGAGCAACACAGACAATTCAACATTTATTTGGGAAGCTTCCAATCTTCGGAATTTGTCTTGGCCATCAATTATTTGCACTAGCTTGTGGAGCTACCACCTCTAAATTAACATTTGGTCACCGTGGATCAAATCATCCTGTGATTGAGCTTTCAACAGGAAGGATTGATATTACCGCACAAAACCATGGATATACAGTAGATTTAGACTCCTTGAATAATACTCAGTTGGAGCTTACACACCAATCGATTAATGATGGCACAGTAGAAGGATTAAGCCACAAATTATATCCTGCTTTTTCTGTGCAATATCACCCAGAGGCATCACCTGGACCAGAAGATTCAAATCCTTTGTTTGAAAAATTCATTACTCTCATAAGCAATGCACGTGAAAAAAAGGGGGATATCATTCATGCCTAAGCGAACAGATATTCATAGAATACTAGTTATCGGTTCTGGTCCTATTATCATCGGGCAAGCTGCAGAGTTTGATTACTCCGGAACACAAGCTTGCCAGGCGCTTCGTGAAGAAGGCTATGAAGTTATTTTAGTAAACAGTAATCCTGCTACTATAATGACGGACTATACGGTAGCTGACAAAGTTTATATGGAACCTCTTACAGTTGATTTTCTATCAAAGATTATTAGAAAAGAGCAACCCGATGCTTTATTACCTACA
This genomic window from Bacillaceae bacterium S4-13-56 contains:
- a CDS encoding dihydroorotase, producing the protein MKLFIDNGKMLNREGFLEEVSLSIEDGKIHLINPRIPEFDQRIDAKGQAIFPGFVDIHVHLREPGGETKETIETGSKAAARGGFTTICPMPNTRPVPDSIENLKLILDRIKDTAHVRVLPYASITTRQLGKEITPMEELKVLGAVAFTDDGVGVQEAGKMLEAMEKAKELEATIVAHCEDNTLIQGGAIHKGQKSKELSIPGIPSICESVQIARDVLLSEATGCRYHVCHVSTKESVRVIRDAKKAGIPVTAEVSPHHLLLTEDDIPGDNANFKMNPPLRGEGDRLALMEGLLDGTIDCIATDHAPHTEPEKSEGMLHAPFGIVGSETAFPLLYTHFVETGIFTLQQVVEWLTIKPSQIFNLPFGTIKEGSTADIVLVDLALEEEIDKNTFYSKGKNTPFHGWNVKGIPTMTLVEGELVYKKEDYYANSLARS
- the carA gene encoding glutamine-hydrolyzing carbamoyl-phosphate synthase small subunit, with the protein product MQTRWLVLEDGTIFKGKAFGADTDQWGEVVFNTGMTGYQEILTDPSYCGQILTMTYPLIGNYGINHDDFESIEPAIHGLIVKEAAVYPSNWRSTETIDEYLKKKNIPGVYGVDTRKLTRLIRNSGTLRGAVTRNEVEIPSIIEELNRKERPKDLVKRVSIQKPYVIPDRGHRVVLVDFGAKHGILRELTKRGCHITVVPYNTTAEEILQLKPDGVLLSNGPGDPTDVIGATQTIQHLFGKLPIFGICLGHQLFALACGATTSKLTFGHRGSNHPVIELSTGRIDITAQNHGYTVDLDSLNNTQLELTHQSINDGTVEGLSHKLYPAFSVQYHPEASPGPEDSNPLFEKFITLISNAREKKGDIIHA